The stretch of DNA TTTTAGATAAAGTCTTCGTGAACTCAAATCTTCAGATAGATCCATGAATCGAGGAAGCTTGAAAACTAGTTTGAGTGGGAGGTTTCAAgcgttcaaacttgcggcaaatatTTGTATGTTGAATAGCTGTTTTGATGTGatagctgttcttaaaataatttattttaattgttcattatttttcatatcgtttacaaatttccttatttcctttccttattgggctattttttcctattggaacccttttgctaatagcatcttgcttctcggactagggttgtagcttagctaataataataataataataataataatcggtgatGTGCAGCTACAGTTTATATTTCAGTAAAAAATTTGTTTCCTTGCGAGTttgttccatgtttttttttttttttttttttttttttttttcacgaacctGGAAAATGTTTAACTGATACTTTTTACAGAATCTTTGAGTGGATTTTTGgtggttgctgctgctgttgttgttattcttgtttaGTTCTTGATCAGTAAGAAGGACCGTCGAGTTTTACTCCTGTAAGTATTTAGGCCTATGTACCGTATAAATGATTtaggttttcataatttatattcatTTTGGCAGTTCTAGTTTTTAGTGTCCAAGCTCACTTTATTTAACTCTCTTGCTGAAGTTACTAGTGGAAACGATGGCTAAGCTCTTACCAGTATAAGCAAGAATTCGTTATTAGAATGCCTTCAGAGTTCTCGATTTTAGTTaggaatgaaatgaaaaatttcctAGAGAACttagatatttgtttttattttcgtaATGTACCTATTTTTCCTTGAggacaaatttagttttgagaattgtatttttaaagtgattaaaatTTGGTTTTTCAACCTTTCGCTTAAATGCAAGATTGCACAACTNNNNNNNNNNNNNNNNNNNNNNNNNNNNNNNNNNNNNNNNNNNNNNNNNNNNNNNNNNNNNNNNNNNNNNNNNNNNNNNNNNNNNNNNNNNNNNNNNNNNNNNNNNNNNNNNNNNNNNNNNNNNNNNNNNNNNNNNNNNNNNNNNNNNNNNNNNNNNNNNNNNNNNNNNNNNNNNNNNNNNNNNNNNNNNNNNNNNNNNNNNNNNNNNNNNNNNNNNNNNNNNNNNNNNNNNNNNNNNNNNNNNNNNNNNNNNNNNNNNNNNNNNNNNNNNNNNNNNNNNNNNNNNNNNNNNNNNNNNNNNNNNNNNNNNNNNNNNNNNNNNNNNNNNNNNNNNNNNNNNNNNNNNNNNNNNNNNNNNNNNNNNNNNNNNNNNNNNNNNNNNNNNNNNNNNNNNNNNNNNNNNNNNNNNNNNNNNNNNNNNNNNNNNNNNNNNNNNNNNNNNNNNNNNNNNNNNNNNNNNNNNNNNNNNNNNNNNNNNNNNNNNNNNNNNNNNNNNNNNNAACCCATCAAATCTCCCGAGTCTGTGATGTCGTCACAACCTTTGTCACCACAACAGTTGAAGTCATCACAACCAGTGCCATCGGCACAACCAACAGGGACACAACCAGCTTCACAAAAGTCAGGTCAGATGCCATCACAACAACCAGTCGCTAAAACACAACTAGCGTTAGGTCAGTCGGTTGTAACAACACCAAAAGAGCCGACAAAATCGACGGAACCAGTTTCATCACGACCTGTAAAAACTGGAGAAATTGCGATGCCACAAAAAGCAACGCAACCTTTGTCATCACAACAGGGAAAAGTCACTCAAGCAATACTGCAGCAACCAGAAAAACCAACCAAACCATTGTCACCACAACCAGCAAAGTCTGCTCAACCATCTTCCACACAACCAGTCAAATCTACACAACCAGCGTTAACACATCCTGAGAAACCTGTGCAGCAATTGCCATCACAACCCAAAAAATCTACACAACCAGATTCATCACAACCTGCAAAACCTACGCAAGCAGTGTCCCCACAACCAGCAAAATCACAACCAGTAAAATCAACACAACCATTGTCACCACAACAACCAAAATCAACGCAGTCAATTTCACCACCACCAGCAAAATCAACACAACCATTGTCACCACAGACAACAAAATCAGTACAACCATTATCACAACCACCAAAATCAGCACAGCCATTGTCATCACAACAGGTAAAATCAACACAACCATTGTCACCACAATCTGTCAAATCAACACAACCTGAAAAAACAACACAACCATTGTCACCACAACTTGCAAACTCAACTCAACCATTGCCTCTACAACCAGAAAAATCAACGAAGCCGTTGTCATCACAACCAGCAAAATCTACACAACCGTTGTCACCACAACCAGCAAAATCTACGCAACCGTTGTCACCACAACCAGCAAAATCTACGCAACCGTTGTCACCACAACCAGCAAAATCAACGCAACCGTTGTCACCACAACCAGCAAAATCAACGCAACCGTTGTCACCACAACCAGCAAAATCAACGCAACCGTTGTCACCACAACCAGCAAATCAAATCAGCACAACCGTTGTCACCACAACCAGCAAAATCAGCACAACCGTTGTCACCACAAGCAGCAAAATCAGTACAACCGTTGTCACCACAAGCAGCAAAACCAACACAACCGTTGCCATCACAACCAGCAAAACCAACACAACCGTTGTCACCACAACCAGCAAAACCAACACAACCGTTGTCACCACAACCAGCAAAACCAACACAACCGTTGTCACCACAACCAGCAAAACCAACTCAACCGTTATCACCACAACCAGCAAAACCAACACAATCAACACAACCTTTGTCACCACAATCGTCAAAATCCACACAACCGTTATCACCACAACCAGCAAAATCAACACAACCGTTGTCACCACAACCAGCAAAATCCATTCAGCCATTGCCATCACAGCTTCCAAAATCTCCACAACCAGTGGTGTCACAACATGCAAATTCTACACAAATGCATTTGCCACAACAGATAATAACCACGCAACCCCTATCACCACAACTGGCAAATTCCACACAAGTGACAAAAGCCCCACAACCGATTAAGTTCTCTCAATGCCCAGTGTCCCCAATAAGCTTGAAATCTCCTAAAGTTCCCGTTTCACCAATGCTGACTAATTCTCCTCAACCGTTGTCACCACAACCAATAAATTCTCCTCAGCCGTTGTCACCCTCAACTAAGTAATTCTCCTCAACCATTGTCACCACAGTCCATCAAATCTCCCCAACAGATGTCACCACCGTCAACAAAGTCGTCCCGACCTATGTCGCCGCTATCTGCGAATTCACGACCAGTTTCGCCACAACCTGGGAGATCGTCACGAACAATGTCGCCACAACCATTGAAATCTCCACAGTCAATGTCACCTCAGCCTCAATCCCCTCAGCCACAGTCACCACAACCTTTAAAGTCACCTTTACCCCAAATACCTCCTCCCCCTTCATCCAAGGTATTCATCCAGGGTGGAATTCCTGTCAGTATAGCTGTTAGTGGTAGCACTACCACCACCACAGGAGGGGCCATAACTAAATTCATGGGTGTTAAGCAAGGGCGCGCCTCTCGAGCTCCTCAGCCCCCACCGCCGCACCGCCTCATTCGGCAGCACTCGTTAGCGGCAGTGTTGGGCCTCTTCAGGGGTCGAGACGACCGGGGAAATCCGATGGATTTGGCCGAAGATTGGCCGACTGTCAGGGAAGAACCCGAAGAACTCGAGCGATCTTCGGGCAGCAATAATTCTCGCTCACACTCCATCCCGTCCACTTCTGTTCCGCATTTACCGCAGGTGACGCGCCGCAAGCGTCGAAGCTCATGCCATACAGATCTGGCTGGGCCTACTTTGACCACCAGTAGTGGGGTGGGGGCCCTTCCTCTTGCCATCAAGAAGAAGACCTTGAGCAGCGATGCCGCCGCAGCCTCTGTGGGCACTCGCCGATGTTCTCTTACTCTGCCCTATGCCACCCTCTACGGGTCATGGCAAAGCACTGCATCTGCCCCTGGAAGCAGACACGGCAGCAACGAAATGCCTCCTTCGGCATCGGGACCTCCCAGGAGACCCGGGGGTTCTGTTCAAGTGGAGATGACCCACGTAGGGGGTCAGATGCCCCCACCTGTGCCCAACAGCCGCAGCGGAACGATCACGACCGCTGTGACGGAGGTCCCTACGACAGCAACCTCCTCTTCAATGACGACCTCCTCTTCTACGGCCCCACTCCTACCCCAACCCTCGGGGGGACTTTATCATGACCTTTTCAGTGACCCTTTGAATCCTTTAAGTGAGACCGAAACTCAATTGCTGGCTTGCTCCTTACAGAAAGTGCCCATGAAGGACTTTGGCTCGGAGGACGGTACGGGCCTGCATGGACATCGTCCATTTCCTCTCTCAGGCCACCCTATTGCTGGACGTGGTCGAGACCTCCCTCGAGGGCATCACAGACATGCTCCTCACCAAACTCCTGGAGAAGGACGAACCGTTATGCTCGGTCTCGGAGGCCAAGTCAATCCTCTTCACACACGACACATGTGAGTATTTGGATAAATCGTAGGTTTTAACTATGCCATCTTTTAAGTATTTTTCATAGGATTTATATTTAAGTTTTTGTATTTTTAGATTTTAGATTATCAAGTACTTTGGTAAAATATGGCATTTTCCTCTTACTTATGTAATAACATTGTCACAACGAAAGTAAAATGGTTTCCTGTAAGTAATTGAAGGTGATATATAGATACGTATTGGACTCCGTGTAAATATCCTTGCTtcgtaattgaagaaattttctcaaGTCGTCTTAAAAATGTTGTAAATTGAATTTATTCGTTACACTGAAATCTCCGTATTTCAAATGAAGTAATATATGCAAATTTAGTTGAATATACAATTTAATGTCCGTTTGGATAAAACAATCACCGAaatttttatccatatataaaaGAGGCAAATGCTGCTTTGAATTAAGTGCGGGAATAAGTAAAGATTTTCATAAGTTTGCATGTTCAAAGCTTGTAATGAGGTACAGGCAGTGGTCTGTTGATATAGTTGTctacaaaatatacatattttcatttttgtttaatgtatggatatattgcaaaaaaaaaaaaaaaaccgagttaagaaatataaaagaagtgTTGTAGCTACTGGGAAAATACTTTGTACTGGGTTTT from Palaemon carinicauda isolate YSFRI2023 chromosome 5, ASM3689809v2, whole genome shotgun sequence encodes:
- the LOC137640555 gene encoding uncharacterized protein; its protein translation is MSSQPLSPQQLKSSQPVPSAQPTGTQPASQKSGQMPSQQPVAKTQLALGQSVVTTPKEPTKSTEPVSSRPVKTGEIAMPQKATQPLSSQQGKVTQAILQQPEKPTKPLSPQPAKSAQPSSTQPVKSTQPALTHPEKPVQQLPSQPKKSTQPDSSQPAKPTQAVSPQPAKSQPVKSTQPLSPQQPKSTQSISPPPAKSTQPLSPQTTKSVQPLSQPPKSAQPLSSQQVKSTQPLSPQSVKSTQPEKTTQPLSPQLANSTQPLPLQPEKSTKPLSSQPAKSTQPLSPQPAKSTQPLSPQPAKSTQPLSPQPAKSTQPLSPQPAKSTQPLSPQPAKSTQPLSPQPANQISTTVVTTTSKISTTVVTTSSKISTTVVTTSSKTNTTVAITTSKTNTTVVTTTSKTNTTVVTTTSKTNTTVVTTTSKTNSTVITTTSKTNTINTTFVTTIVKIHTTVITTTSKINTTVVTTTSKIHSAIAITASKISTTSGVTTCKFYTNAFATTDNNHATPITTTGKFHTSDKSPTTD